In the genome of Paenibacillus sp. FSL R5-0766, one region contains:
- the spoIIIAB gene encoding stage III sporulation protein SpoIIIAB: protein MVNMFGAVIILLASTLAGFYKARQYALRPRQLRELIAALQRLMTEINYGLTPLPDAMGKMGAQTKEPVKTLFLHAATQMEPPHGLTARESLQSGVDLAWGRSAMKADEKEVMLQLSFSLGTSDRQDQTKHISLAIQQLMHEESRAQADQMKYERMSRSLGMLVGALIVILIF from the coding sequence TTGGTTAACATGTTTGGTGCGGTAATTATTCTGTTAGCCAGCACCCTCGCCGGATTTTACAAGGCCAGACAGTATGCATTAAGACCGAGACAGTTGCGAGAACTCATTGCAGCCCTCCAGCGACTAATGACGGAGATTAACTATGGGCTCACTCCACTTCCCGATGCCATGGGCAAGATGGGAGCACAGACTAAAGAACCTGTAAAGACGCTGTTTCTTCATGCAGCTACACAGATGGAACCTCCTCATGGACTCACTGCCCGGGAAAGTCTGCAGTCAGGCGTGGATCTGGCGTGGGGAAGATCGGCCATGAAGGCTGACGAGAAGGAAGTGATGCTGCAATTAAGCTTCAGCCTTGGCACAAGTGACCGTCAGGATCAGACCAAACATATATCGTTAGCCATTCAACAACTAATGCATGAGGAATCCCGCGCCCAGGCCGATCAAATGAAATATGAACGAATGAGCCGAAGCCTCGGGATGCTTGTCGGAGCGTTAATCGTCATTCTGATCTTCTGA